The Planctomycetaceae bacterium genomic sequence ATGGGTCGCTGGCTAAACGGAAGCGACTTTTCCAACGGCTGGGCGACGGCCGCCTATTCGTCGACGATGTACAACCACGTTGCGACACCGAACTGGAAAGGCACGGACTGCGGTGCGGCAAGCGCAATCGCCGACGTCCCCGGAGAAGCCGCCATCATTTCCGCCCGCAGCTTTCATATCGGCGGCGTGAACTCACTTCTGGCCGACGGCTCCGTGCGATTCTTCAGCGACAGCATCGATCTGGGTATCTGGCGGTCGCTCGGAACGCGCAGCGGTGGCGAAGTGACGGGGGAATTCTGATGAAGACCCGCATAGTCTTGAAATTCAGCGCCGTGCAGATCCCCCGGTCACCGATTCTGTACCTGTGCCTGCTGTGCTGCGGTTGTTCGGGCCAGGCACAACTTGCCGAGGAACGTCAGGCAGGGCAGTCAGCGTACGACGACGGGGTTTCGCAGTTTGATTCCGGCCAGTACGAGGAGGCAGCAGCAAGTTTTGAGACTGCGCTTGGAGGAGTGTTGGAACCGGATTTGATCTTTCCGGCAGCACGTCTTAGAGCACTCAGCCTGGCGAAAACGGACCGCGTCGACGAAGCTCTGCAGGTACTTCGCGAAAACGAACAGGGAGCTTCAGGCCCGGAAGCCATCACGCTGGCTCGCGCTGAGGTCTACGCGTCCGCTGGTCGCCGGGAACTCGCGAAACAGGAATACGCGGCCGTCAAGAAAATGAATGCCAGGTTTCAGATTCCTGCGGAGTACCGCTGATCCGTCGACGAGCGCGGGTGCCGCAACATGCGCTGCCGCCTATGGCTCTGGACGATCGACATCAATATCAACGAAGACCAGGCGGTGATCTGACGCGCCGCCGCCTTTCGGTCCCAGCAGATTTTCCCGGCCGATGTCCCGCAGTTCCGATTCGGTGGGCCAGTAAACTTCCGCCTTTTGAATAGTCAGAGTCGCAGACGGCAAGACGTAGTCGATTCGCAGGTTACCGGGGGTACTGTCGTTGAAGTCTGCGGTATCAAACGACGGATCGCCGCGGTGCGAAGTATTCGCCTCCTGCTGCAGACGAGAGGCCTCCGCGCCGCCGTCTGACCGCGGAACCGTTGCGGCATTGATGAGCGGGCTGCTTAGCAACAGGTCGATCGGGTCGCCGGTGTTGTCGCCGTCGATCGGATCCGCGTTCAGGTCTCCCAGAATCACGAACTTCGCAGCGTCGAGCAGTCCGCCCTTCCGAACCGCAGGAGTTGTGTTTCCCGCAGCCGCCCATTCGCTGTCGTCGTAAATGTATTCGGCGCCGGAGATGTAGTCGGCCAGAAACCGAATCTCGTCGTGATTTCGCCGGCCATTCCGGTCGACGATGGTCGGGTGTTCAAAGTCGGTTTCGGCCCCGTCGTCAAACACCGGCGGAGTCGGATGGCTTGCCAGCACATGAATCCGAAAACCGTCGACGTCGATCGGAACGTCCCAGTGGCTCTTCGAAGACAAACGCAGCACGTTCAGTTCCGCCGGTGAGTAGAAACTGCCGCGATTCCCGTCACCATCGCTGTCGGCGGGATCCGGTGGCAGCCAGTTGCCGGGCATGTCCTTCCACAGGAATTTCTGAAACGTGCGGACGTCAGCTTCGACAATCGGGAACTGCGACAGCAGCACCATTCCGTACTGACCGGGAAATTCACCGAATCCGAATGCATCGTTGCCGCCCGCAACCGTTCCGTCGTTGTCCAGATCCAATCCCGACGGAACGCCGGTGTTGGGCGAAGCCAGGAAATGATGCTCGTACCGGATCGGCTCGATTCCCGGTCGCGGAACGTTCAGGTAGTTGTCCTGAAACAACCGCAGTGCTTCCGCGTTCTCGTCGAAGTCAAATTCATTCAACAGCAGCACATCCGGCCGGACTCGGCGAATGATTTCGGCGACCGCCATCGCCTGACGATCGTTGGGCTTCGACAGATTACGGACCAGCTCGCCGGCTTGCCGACGATTCAGTGACGCGTTGAACGTGGCGAATCGAATCGACCGTTGCCCTGCCAGTAAAGCAGTTTTCGTGAAGACGGCACCGCGATGCGAACCGCTGACTTTTGCGCTGCCGGGTTCCGAGGTGTCGGAATCTTCGCCGTGTTCCGGATGAGTTGCAGTACCGCCATCGGAAGCAGTATCCGACTCTTTCTTATCTTCTCTCATCTTCCTTCGCAGCGTCGACGTGTCGCCACCCAGTTCGTCGCAGCGCTGCAGTTCGGATTCGGCTTCGAGCCAGCAACCGGCAGCAATCAGAATCTGCGCCCGCGTGTCATGAAACGACGCATGGTCCGGTTTCTGAGCGACGGCAATATCAGCCAGTTCGATGGCTTCGTTCAGCAGAGCATCGGCCGAGTCGCCGGAATCGCGGCTGGCCTGGCGATACAGCATCCAAGCGAGATCGTTGGCGATCACCGGATGATCCGGGCGGCCCGCGTGAGCCCGGCGAAGATGTATCATGGCCTGCTGCGGCCGGTTGTCACCGGCTGCGGCGGTGCCCAGCAGCAAGTCCACCAGCCACTGAGAATCCCGGCTGAGAAGAACCCGGTGAAGTCCGGCAAAACACTCGTGAACCATCCGATCAGTTCCGTCAGCGCGAGTGATGGACGTCAGCGTGTACTCACGGCTGGTGTCGGCCTGCGGATCGACCGTCATTCTCAAAGCGTTCAGTTGTTCCCGAACTTCGCGAGGCGGCAGCGTCGTCATCCAGGCCGAGTAAACGTCGATCACCATGTCGACGGTTGCGGGATCGACGGATTGATCACACCCTTCCAGCGCCACGGTCAGCGCGTCGAACAGCCGGCCCTGTTCGGCGTAGGTATTCAGCAACCGCCGACGTTGTTCAGCGTCGTCAGGATTGCGCCGCAGGTCATCCCGCATCCGGGCAATCGCCTGGTTCCGCTCATCGGCTGCCTGTCGGCGCTGACCGCTGGCTTCCAGCAGTCGTGCCAGCAGCAACTCGTGCCCGGCGTTGTCATCGGCGACGGGCCGCAGAAAGCCGATGGCCTGCGAGTACGCTCCGTGAGTGGCCAGCAGACTCACCAGTTCCAGTCGCGTCGCCAGGCTGTCGGCTTCCGTTTCCATTCGATATCGCAAAGTCAGGACGTCGTGGAGTGCGGTCCTGTCCGGGTGATCACGGTAGTACGCCGCCAACGCCTGGTACGCAGGAAGGTAGCCGCTGCGCCCGTCGATCGGCGCCAGCGCCGTGAGCATGCGCAGGCCGCGAGCTTCCTGACCGCGGCCCAACAACGCAGCGGCGAATTCGACGGTGACCGCGTTCGGATCGGACGACAGCGGGATCGCGCGACGGTAGAGAATTTCGGCCTGCTGCAGGTCGCCGGCATTCACCGCCAGAGCAGCTCGCTGACGGTAATCAGTCGCCAGCCGCTTTCGCGATTCCGGAGATCGCGTCATCAGCACTGTGGCGACAATCGCCAGCGTGACGGCAAGCGAAGGAATTCCCAGCAAAAAATGCAATGGCGATCGCGATACGAGCCAGCGCAGACAGAACCGGGGAATGCCCTTTGCAAACGGCCACGGCCGAAAATGAAACGCCAGCAGACTGCGGATCATCGTTGTGCTTTCCAGTGCCGCAACACTCTTGCCAGACAGACATCGAACAACTGCCGGTCCGCAGCCGATTCCGCACCCAGCGGCTGCGCCGTTCGAGTAACAACAAGCTGCATCTGCCAGACGTCCCCGGTATCTCCTTCGTCGCCGCGGCGTGCCAGAGCGGCCACCACCGTTTCCGGAATGCTGCCCGCCGCGACCTCGCGCGGCACGGGCACCTTCTGACCGGAATCCCGAAACGAACCGAAGTACAGCGATTTGTACTCGCTGCGGCCACTGGTCAACTCAACGCGAGTCACCGTGTCGTCGAATTCCGTGCCCAGAATCCGCCAGCCGGCGCCTGCGTGGTTATTCGGGTCCGAGTCCTGATTCCGGTAGCTGACTCGCTGGTCGTGCCATTCAGAAAACGGACCGTCGACGGAGACCACGATCGTGCGATCCTCCTGTTGAAGAGTCCAGGTGCGGGACTGCGGCCCGAACTGTCTGCGCGGCAGCCCCTGCCGTTCGACTGTGTCCTCAACGCCGACCACCGACAACCCCCGCGCCGCGTCGGCGAACAGATTCTCCGGAAGTGACGGAAGCACAGCCCCGCGCCGGGTACCTGCACCATTCGCGTGCGACCGCGCGCCGACCAAGAGCATTGCGTTCGCCACGGGAGCCGCGACAACGCAGACCGCCAGAGTTCGAAGCAGCGTACGACGCCTCAGACTCATCCCGCGGCGGCTGTCGCCGACATGCCCCGGAAGCAGGCGGCGGTCGGTGACGGTCAGCAGATTCCACAGGGCAATTGGCGTCAGTATTCGGGCACCTGGCTGTTCGGTGATT encodes the following:
- a CDS encoding endonuclease/exonuclease/phosphatase family protein, with the translated sequence MIRSLLAFHFRPWPFAKGIPRFCLRWLVSRSPLHFLLGIPSLAVTLAIVATVLMTRSPESRKRLATDYRQRAALAVNAGDLQQAEILYRRAIPLSSDPNAVTVEFAAALLGRGQEARGLRMLTALAPIDGRSGYLPAYQALAAYYRDHPDRTALHDVLTLRYRMETEADSLATRLELVSLLATHGAYSQAIGFLRPVADDNAGHELLLARLLEASGQRRQAADERNQAIARMRDDLRRNPDDAEQRRRLLNTYAEQGRLFDALTVALEGCDQSVDPATVDMVIDVYSAWMTTLPPREVREQLNALRMTVDPQADTSREYTLTSITRADGTDRMVHECFAGLHRVLLSRDSQWLVDLLLGTAAAGDNRPQQAMIHLRRAHAGRPDHPVIANDLAWMLYRQASRDSGDSADALLNEAIELADIAVAQKPDHASFHDTRAQILIAAGCWLEAESELQRCDELGGDTSTLRRKMREDKKESDTASDGGTATHPEHGEDSDTSEPGSAKVSGSHRGAVFTKTALLAGQRSIRFATFNASLNRRQAGELVRNLSKPNDRQAMAVAEIIRRVRPDVLLLNEFDFDENAEALRLFQDNYLNVPRPGIEPIRYEHHFLASPNTGVPSGLDLDNDGTVAGGNDAFGFGEFPGQYGMVLLSQFPIVEADVRTFQKFLWKDMPGNWLPPDPADSDGDGNRGSFYSPAELNVLRLSSKSHWDVPIDVDGFRIHVLASHPTPPVFDDGAETDFEHPTIVDRNGRRNHDEIRFLADYISGAEYIYDDSEWAAAGNTTPAVRKGGLLDAAKFVILGDLNADPIDGDNTGDPIDLLLSSPLINAATVPRSDGGAEASRLQQEANTSHRGDPSFDTADFNDSTPGNLRIDYVLPSATLTIQKAEVYWPTESELRDIGRENLLGPKGGGASDHRLVFVDIDVDRPEP